The Hahella sp. HNIBRBA332 genome window below encodes:
- the cysK gene encoding cysteine synthase A, producing MNVYEDNSMSIGNTPLVKLNRVTKGNVFAKIEGRNPAYSVKCRIGANMVWDAEKSGRLKPGMTLVEPTSGNTGIALAFVAAARGYKLILTMPATMSLERRKAMKALGAEIVLTEGPKGMKGAIEKASEIVSQDPQQHLMLQQFDNPANPEIHEKTTGPEIWRDLEGAIDVLVAGVGTGGTITGVSRYIKNTMGKNITSVAVEPTASPVITQTIKGQELQPAPHKIQGIGAGFVPQNLDLDMVDLVEQVTNEEAIEMAHRLMREEGILCGISCGAAAAVAVRLAERDEFKDKNIVVILPDSAERYLSTALFDNFFTEAENVQ from the coding sequence ATGAACGTCTACGAAGACAACTCCATGTCCATCGGCAACACGCCGTTGGTGAAGCTGAATCGCGTCACCAAAGGCAACGTGTTCGCCAAAATTGAAGGCCGTAACCCGGCCTACTCCGTAAAATGCCGTATCGGCGCAAACATGGTATGGGATGCGGAGAAATCCGGTCGCCTCAAACCTGGCATGACCCTGGTTGAACCCACCAGCGGCAACACCGGTATCGCTCTCGCCTTCGTCGCCGCCGCACGGGGATATAAACTGATTCTGACCATGCCCGCCACCATGAGCCTGGAGCGTCGCAAGGCGATGAAAGCGCTGGGCGCGGAGATTGTACTGACCGAAGGGCCCAAGGGTATGAAAGGCGCCATTGAGAAAGCGTCGGAAATCGTTTCTCAGGACCCGCAACAACACTTGATGCTGCAACAGTTCGATAACCCCGCCAACCCGGAAATCCATGAAAAGACCACCGGCCCTGAAATCTGGCGGGACCTGGAAGGCGCAATCGATGTCCTGGTCGCTGGCGTCGGCACCGGCGGCACCATTACCGGCGTCTCTCGCTACATCAAAAACACCATGGGCAAAAACATTACATCCGTGGCCGTCGAGCCCACCGCCTCTCCTGTGATCACTCAAACCATCAAAGGCCAGGAATTGCAGCCCGCCCCTCACAAAATTCAGGGTATCGGCGCAGGTTTCGTACCGCAAAACCTGGATCTGGACATGGTGGATCTGGTTGAGCAAGTCACCAACGAAGAGGCTATCGAAATGGCTCACCGCCTGATGCGGGAAGAAGGCATCCTCTGCGGCATCTCCTGCGGCGCAGCGGCGGCTGTTGCAGTCCGTTTGGCGGAGCGTGACGAATTCAAGGACAAGAATATCGTGGTTATCCTACCGGACAGCGCGGAGCGCTATCTGTCCACCGCCTTGTTCGACAACTTTTTTACTGAAGCGGAAAACGTGCAGTAG
- a CDS encoding YcgL domain-containing protein, with amino-acid sequence MTPDRRLISIFRSSKKEEMYVYVDKKQGVGALPEALLQLFGKPQHVFDLLLTKEKPLARADATEVMSAIDEKGFYLQMPSVQDDYMMDVVRAREQRPAVGRKDQDD; translated from the coding sequence ATGACTCCGGATCGCAGACTGATTTCCATTTTCAGAAGTTCCAAGAAAGAGGAAATGTATGTCTATGTGGATAAAAAGCAGGGCGTTGGCGCATTGCCGGAAGCGTTACTGCAACTTTTTGGCAAACCGCAGCATGTTTTTGATCTGTTGCTGACGAAAGAAAAGCCATTGGCCAGGGCGGACGCGACGGAAGTGATGAGCGCCATTGACGAAAAAGGTTTCTATCTGCAGATGCCGTCTGTCCAGGACGATTACATGATGGATGTGGTGCGCGCGCGCGAACAACGTCCTGCGGTGGGACGCAAAGATCAGGATGACTGA
- a CDS encoding VWA domain-containing protein, translated as MLIDFFLTLRKNKVPASLRELLDLLEALQQGLAFADMDDFYYLSRACLVKDEKHYDKFDQAFGVYFKGLEDLNAVLEALIPEDWLRAEFEKQLTDEEKAKIESLGGLEELIEAFKKRLEEQKERHQGGNKWIGTGGTSPFGANGYNPEGIRIGQNGSRNRRAVKVWEQRTYKDLDDSITLGIRNIKVALRRLRKFARQGAAEELDMPDTIRSTANNAGYLDIKMVPERHNSVKVLLFFDIGGSMDPHIRVCEELFSAARSEFKHMEYYYFHNFIYEGVWKNNIRRVSETIPTWDILHKYASDYRVIFVGDASMAPYEITHPGGSIEHWNEEAGAVWMQRVTDKFDKVIWLNPYPQDYWGMGGSLEITRQLVNQHMYPLTIDGLEQGMKYLSK; from the coding sequence ATGTTGATTGATTTCTTCCTGACGCTGCGCAAGAACAAGGTGCCGGCGTCCTTACGGGAGCTGCTCGACCTGCTGGAGGCTCTGCAACAGGGGCTGGCGTTTGCGGATATGGACGACTTTTATTACCTGAGCCGCGCCTGTCTGGTGAAGGATGAGAAGCACTACGACAAGTTTGACCAGGCTTTCGGCGTCTACTTCAAAGGGCTGGAAGATCTGAATGCTGTGTTGGAGGCGCTGATCCCCGAGGATTGGCTACGGGCGGAATTTGAAAAACAGCTCACCGATGAGGAAAAGGCCAAGATTGAATCCCTGGGAGGCTTGGAAGAGTTGATTGAGGCGTTTAAAAAGCGCCTTGAGGAGCAGAAAGAGCGTCATCAGGGCGGCAATAAATGGATCGGGACTGGCGGCACGTCGCCATTCGGGGCGAACGGCTATAACCCGGAAGGTATCCGCATCGGGCAAAACGGCTCCCGCAACCGCCGTGCGGTGAAGGTTTGGGAGCAGCGCACGTATAAGGATCTGGACGATTCCATCACTCTTGGCATCCGCAATATCAAGGTGGCGTTGCGTCGTCTTCGCAAATTCGCCCGTCAGGGCGCGGCGGAAGAGTTGGATATGCCGGATACCATCCGCAGCACCGCCAATAACGCCGGATACCTGGATATCAAGATGGTGCCGGAGCGCCATAACTCTGTAAAAGTGCTGCTGTTTTTCGACATCGGCGGTTCTATGGACCCGCATATTCGCGTATGTGAAGAGTTGTTCTCCGCCGCGCGCAGCGAGTTCAAGCACATGGAGTACTATTACTTCCACAATTTCATCTACGAAGGCGTGTGGAAGAATAATATTCGCCGCGTCAGCGAAACCATCCCAACCTGGGATATCCTGCATAAGTACGCATCGGATTACCGGGTGATTTTCGTAGGCGACGCCAGCATGGCGCCTTATGAGATCACGCATCCGGGAGGCAGTATTGAGCATTGGAATGAAGAAGCCGGGGCGGTCTGGATGCAACGGGTGACGGATAAGTTCGACAAGGTGATCTGGCTGAATCCCTATCCCCAGGACTACTGGGGCATGGGCGGCTCGTTGGAAATCACCCGGCAGTTGGTCAACCAGCATATGTATCCGCTGACCATCGACGGGCTGGAGCAGGGTATGAAGTACCTGAGCAAGTAA
- a CDS encoding MoxR family ATPase gives MKFSGTKNYVATDDLQLAVNAAIRLQRPLLIKGEPGTGKTMLAEELAEALGAPLIQWHIKSTTKAQQGLYEYDAVSRLRDSQLGDDRVHDIRNYIKKGKLWEAFESEQQAVLLIDEIDKADIEFPNDLLLELDKMEFYVYETQERIRATTRPIVIITSNNEKELPDAFLRRCFFHYINFPDKDTMESIIDVHYPGIQRSLVKDALDVFFDVRKVPGLKKKPSTSELIDWLKLLMADNLPEDVLRNHDPSQAIPPLYGALVKNEQDVHLLQKLAFMTRRKG, from the coding sequence ATGAAGTTTTCCGGCACCAAGAACTATGTCGCCACTGACGACCTGCAATTGGCGGTCAACGCCGCCATTCGATTACAGCGACCGCTTCTCATCAAAGGCGAACCGGGTACGGGCAAGACCATGCTGGCGGAAGAGCTGGCGGAGGCCCTGGGCGCGCCTTTGATTCAGTGGCACATCAAGTCCACCACCAAGGCCCAGCAAGGACTTTACGAATATGACGCGGTTTCGCGCCTGCGCGACTCCCAGCTGGGAGACGACCGCGTTCACGACATTCGCAATTACATAAAAAAAGGCAAGCTGTGGGAGGCGTTTGAATCCGAACAGCAGGCGGTGCTGTTGATTGATGAGATTGATAAAGCGGACATTGAGTTCCCCAACGACCTGTTGTTGGAGCTGGATAAAATGGAGTTCTACGTTTACGAGACCCAGGAGCGAATCCGCGCGACCACCCGTCCTATTGTCATCATCACCAGCAATAACGAGAAAGAGTTGCCTGACGCTTTCCTGCGACGCTGCTTCTTCCACTACATCAACTTTCCCGACAAAGACACCATGGAGTCGATCATCGACGTCCACTACCCAGGCATCCAGCGCTCGCTAGTGAAGGATGCACTGGATGTTTTTTTCGATGTGCGCAAAGTGCCTGGATTGAAGAAAAAGCCGTCGACATCGGAGTTGATCGACTGGCTCAAGCTGCTAATGGCGGACAATCTTCCCGAGGACGTGTTGCGCAACCACGATCCCAGTCAGGCCATACCTCCCCTGTACGGCGCTCTGGTGAAGAACGAGCAGGATGTCCACCTATTGCAGAAACTGGCGTTCATGACGCGCAGAAAAGGCTGA
- a CDS encoding vWA domain-containing protein, giving the protein MTLLFRQILVCLCCSLMLWRVASAQMELPPPADVRVLIDISGSMKKNDPKNLRRPALNLVTELLPAGDSAGVWTFGEYVNVLAPHQVVDPNWRRLAKDKAKEISSTALYTNIGAALEKASEDFVEGKDYSNTHFILLTDGVVDISQKPGENVAERDRVLTQVLKRIASFGAKIHTIALSKNADQMLLQRLSIGSNGINAIAETSDQLSRVFLQAFERAAPAEEVPLEDNAFDVDSSIEEFTALVFRASENVETAIVEPTGKRFTEQDRPDYVKWFKAAGYDLITVQRPLEGEWKLDAELASGSRVTVVSNLKMVVDPLPANFYAGDHLELKIGFFEDGTLVQNRTFLDLVAVDVTIRTEDNKSGTKRISKEGSPPSDGVFRESITKLKQIGKYEVLVQADGRTFKRQSRQLITLNAPMAVDLEATGAGADTRYKIVISPLSPNISEAKTSIIAKIKGPDGGNLIKSIPFTQETGRWELEVDATRGDGVYEVMLRVEGETHSGSAFRFEPDSVMAEFPRQEASPNEYRSLVNDSSVEQMNETLVQEAVKAPEPSKQPEEDAIAPPITPEMQDQAATEQQDAATEEGSSNAMLWIIIAASSATILLLAAGASYWIYRKRRIEKEVREPVETSRLDNSDEVPSLEESGHDLEDEIEQLEQPIDVAEEPSMMNEADDMEFGMEEEAEPEPKKEEEDEPPMSSPDAEDTDAEDTDAEALADEILASNEKARDMDDEFNLEDFDISDTDDLPAGSEDEDKK; this is encoded by the coding sequence ATGACATTGCTTTTCCGCCAGATTCTCGTTTGCCTGTGTTGTAGTTTGATGCTGTGGCGAGTCGCCTCCGCGCAGATGGAGTTGCCTCCGCCTGCGGACGTACGCGTGCTCATCGATATTTCCGGCAGTATGAAGAAGAATGACCCGAAAAATCTGCGGCGGCCGGCCCTTAATCTGGTGACGGAGCTGTTGCCAGCGGGCGATTCAGCGGGGGTATGGACATTCGGTGAGTATGTTAATGTGCTGGCGCCTCATCAGGTCGTCGACCCCAATTGGCGTCGCCTGGCCAAGGATAAGGCCAAGGAAATCAGCTCGACGGCGCTATACACCAATATCGGCGCGGCGCTGGAGAAAGCCTCCGAGGACTTTGTTGAAGGTAAGGATTACAGCAACACGCATTTCATTCTGCTCACCGACGGCGTGGTGGATATCTCACAAAAGCCGGGAGAGAATGTAGCTGAGCGTGACCGCGTCCTGACTCAGGTGCTGAAAAGAATTGCCAGCTTCGGCGCCAAGATTCACACCATTGCGCTATCCAAGAATGCGGATCAGATGTTGCTGCAACGACTTTCCATTGGCAGTAATGGCATTAACGCCATTGCGGAAACTTCCGATCAATTGAGTCGTGTCTTTCTGCAAGCCTTCGAGCGTGCGGCGCCGGCTGAAGAGGTGCCTCTGGAAGACAATGCGTTTGATGTGGACTCAAGCATTGAAGAGTTTACCGCTCTGGTGTTTCGCGCCAGCGAAAATGTGGAAACCGCCATTGTAGAGCCCACCGGCAAGCGTTTCACCGAACAAGATCGTCCCGACTACGTTAAGTGGTTCAAGGCGGCGGGCTATGATCTGATTACCGTGCAAAGACCTTTGGAAGGAGAGTGGAAGCTGGATGCCGAGCTGGCGTCTGGCAGCCGGGTGACGGTCGTAAGCAATCTGAAAATGGTGGTGGACCCACTGCCTGCGAACTTCTACGCGGGAGATCATCTGGAACTCAAGATCGGCTTTTTTGAAGACGGGACATTGGTGCAAAACCGGACTTTTCTGGACCTTGTAGCGGTGGACGTCACCATTCGGACAGAGGACAACAAATCCGGCACCAAGCGGATTTCCAAAGAAGGCTCACCTCCATCCGACGGCGTATTTCGTGAAAGCATTACCAAGCTCAAACAGATCGGCAAGTACGAAGTGCTGGTGCAGGCCGACGGCCGCACGTTCAAGCGGCAGTCGCGGCAGCTGATCACATTGAACGCGCCAATGGCGGTGGATCTTGAAGCCACCGGCGCTGGGGCGGATACCCGCTACAAAATTGTCATCAGTCCCCTTAGTCCAAATATCAGTGAAGCGAAGACCTCTATTATCGCCAAGATCAAAGGACCGGATGGCGGCAACCTGATTAAATCCATTCCGTTTACCCAGGAAACAGGGCGCTGGGAGTTGGAAGTCGACGCTACCCGGGGCGATGGCGTGTATGAAGTCATGTTGAGAGTGGAGGGGGAAACCCATTCCGGCTCCGCCTTCCGTTTCGAGCCTGACAGCGTCATGGCCGAGTTCCCACGCCAGGAGGCGTCGCCGAACGAATACCGTTCACTGGTGAACGACAGCAGCGTGGAACAAATGAATGAAACCCTGGTGCAGGAAGCCGTCAAGGCGCCAGAGCCATCGAAGCAGCCTGAAGAAGATGCCATCGCGCCGCCCATTACGCCGGAAATGCAGGATCAAGCAGCGACGGAGCAGCAGGACGCCGCGACGGAGGAGGGAAGCTCCAACGCCATGTTGTGGATTATCATCGCAGCCAGCAGCGCCACCATACTGTTGCTGGCGGCGGGGGCCAGTTATTGGATATACCGCAAACGCCGCATCGAAAAGGAAGTTCGTGAGCCCGTGGAGACCTCCAGGCTGGATAACTCTGATGAAGTTCCCTCCCTGGAAGAATCCGGTCATGATCTGGAAGATGAGATAGAGCAGCTGGAACAGCCTATTGATGTCGCAGAAGAACCCTCTATGATGAATGAGGCGGACGATATGGAATTCGGCATGGAGGAGGAAGCGGAACCGGAACCGAAAAAAGAGGAGGAAGATGAGCCGCCCATGAGTTCACCCGACGCTGAAGATACGGACGCTGAAGATACGGACGCGGAAGCGCTGGCGGACGAGATTCTGGCTTCCAACGAGAAAGCCAGAGACATGGATGATGAGTTTAACCTGGAAGATTTTGATATATCCGATACCGATGACCTCCCCGCCGGATCGGAAGACGAAGACAAAAAGTAG
- a CDS encoding YbaB/EbfC family nucleoid-associated protein yields the protein MIKGNMGDLMKQAQKIQEQMQKAQEELANAEVSGESGGGLIKIVMNGRHDVKKVEIDASLMQEEKEILEDLLAAAVNDAVRKVEKNNQDKMSNMTAGLGIPPNFKMPF from the coding sequence ATGATTAAAGGTAACATGGGCGACTTGATGAAGCAGGCCCAAAAGATTCAGGAACAAATGCAGAAAGCTCAGGAAGAGCTGGCTAATGCAGAAGTGAGCGGAGAGTCCGGCGGCGGGTTGATCAAAATTGTCATGAATGGCCGCCATGATGTGAAAAAAGTGGAGATCGACGCCAGCTTGATGCAGGAAGAGAAGGAAATCCTGGAGGATCTGCTGGCGGCGGCGGTGAATGACGCCGTGCGTAAAGTGGAAAAGAACAACCAGGATAAAATGTCGAACATGACTGCAGGTCTGGGCATTCCTCCTAATTTCAAAATGCCGTTTTAA
- the recR gene encoding recombination mediator RecR has translation MSSSLTPAIDQLVRCLRYLPGVGAKSATRMALNLLERDQGRAADLAIAISDALTRVKRCSRCQNFCEADLCSICESPKRDDRVLCVVESPTDVLAIEQTSDYSGRYFVLMGHLSPIDGIGPEDIGVDKLKQLLQESAVSELILATNPTVEGEATAHFIAHIAKDLNIPVSRIAHGIPLGGELGMIDSGTLSHALQGRKPFA, from the coding sequence ATGTCTTCCAGTCTGACGCCCGCTATTGATCAGTTGGTCCGTTGTCTGCGATATCTTCCCGGCGTGGGGGCGAAGTCCGCCACTCGCATGGCGCTTAATCTGCTGGAAAGAGATCAGGGTAGAGCGGCGGATCTGGCCATTGCCATCAGCGATGCGCTCACCAGGGTGAAACGTTGCTCCCGCTGCCAGAATTTTTGCGAGGCGGACCTTTGCTCGATTTGCGAAAGCCCGAAACGGGATGATCGCGTTCTCTGTGTGGTGGAATCGCCGACGGACGTGCTGGCGATTGAGCAGACGTCGGATTATAGCGGCCGTTACTTTGTGCTGATGGGGCACTTGTCGCCGATAGACGGCATAGGTCCTGAAGACATTGGCGTTGATAAGCTCAAGCAGCTACTGCAGGAAAGCGCCGTCAGCGAGCTGATCCTGGCTACCAACCCCACCGTGGAAGGTGAAGCGACGGCGCATTTTATCGCCCATATCGCCAAAGACTTGAACATTCCTGTGTCCCGAATCGCCCATGGCATTCCCCTTGGAGGAGAACTGGGCATGATCGACAGCGGCACGTTAAGTCACGCACTGCAAGGTCGAAAACCGTTTGCCTAA
- a CDS encoding YcgN family cysteine cluster protein — protein sequence MTESRWWEQPLDGLSHVQWESLCDGCGKCCLHKLQDEESDGLYFTAVACRYLDAERVQCNCYTARASKNPDCLVISPENLPEISDWLPKTCAYRLRFENQTLPAWHPLISGDSRSVEAAGQSVRHRTISEDDIDPDDWEELILIDMI from the coding sequence ATGACTGAGTCGCGCTGGTGGGAGCAGCCACTGGATGGGCTGAGCCACGTGCAATGGGAGTCGCTGTGCGACGGCTGCGGCAAGTGCTGCCTGCACAAGTTGCAGGATGAGGAAAGCGACGGGCTTTACTTCACCGCCGTAGCCTGCCGTTATCTGGATGCTGAAAGGGTGCAGTGTAATTGCTATACTGCGCGCGCATCGAAGAACCCGGATTGTCTGGTTATCTCACCGGAAAATCTTCCCGAAATCAGTGACTGGCTGCCAAAGACCTGCGCATATCGTCTTCGTTTTGAAAATCAGACGTTACCAGCCTGGCACCCTTTGATCAGTGGGGATTCGCGCTCTGTGGAGGCGGCGGGGCAGTCCGTGCGACACAGAACGATAAGCGAAGACGACATCGACCCGGACGATTGGGAAGAACTGATTCTTATCGATATGATTTGA
- a CDS encoding class II glutamine amidotransferase yields MCQLLGMSANAPTDICFSWTGLMFRGGQTGPHKDGWGIAFYEGKGLREFRDPNPSATSEIARFISQYPIKSRTVISHIRQANVGDISLENTHPFIRELGGYYWCFAHNGQLKSYQDLPLGRFRPVGETDSEHAFCWLLEDVASGCNDFASLECLGGRLYENCLELTSRGVFNMLFTNSEYLFAYCSTKLYWITRQAPFGCASLEDGEIRVNFEEHTNPTDKVTMIVTEPLTVDEEWRQMRPGELIAFRDGEVAARWYEEGAVKLAET; encoded by the coding sequence ATGTGCCAACTTCTTGGAATGAGCGCGAATGCGCCGACGGATATTTGTTTTTCCTGGACCGGTCTGATGTTTCGCGGTGGTCAGACCGGGCCGCATAAAGACGGCTGGGGCATCGCCTTTTATGAAGGTAAGGGGCTGCGTGAGTTCCGTGATCCCAATCCCAGCGCCACCTCGGAAATCGCTCGGTTTATCAGCCAGTATCCCATTAAAAGCCGCACGGTCATCAGCCACATCCGACAAGCCAACGTCGGCGACATCAGTCTGGAAAACACCCATCCCTTCATTCGCGAACTGGGCGGTTACTATTGGTGTTTCGCGCATAATGGCCAACTGAAATCCTACCAGGACCTGCCTCTGGGGCGTTTTCGTCCGGTGGGAGAAACCGACAGCGAGCACGCGTTTTGCTGGTTGCTGGAGGATGTCGCCAGCGGTTGTAATGACTTCGCCAGTCTGGAGTGCTTAGGGGGAAGGCTGTATGAGAATTGTCTGGAGCTGACGTCGAGAGGCGTGTTCAACATGCTTTTCACCAACTCGGAGTATTTGTTCGCGTACTGCTCCACCAAATTGTACTGGATCACTCGTCAGGCGCCCTTTGGCTGCGCCTCTTTGGAAGATGGTGAGATCCGGGTGAACTTCGAAGAGCACACCAATCCCACCGACAAAGTCACCATGATCGTCACGGAGCCGTTGACCGTCGATGAAGAATGGCGACAAATGCGCCCTGGGGAGTTAATCGCTTTTAGAGATGGCGAAGTCGCCGCCAGATGGTATGAAGAAGGGGCGGTTAAGCTTGCTGAAACCTAG
- the rnd gene encoding ribonuclease D: MPNDTPLSAIYPPDYESLWIDTPAALQDALQRLEKTDWLAVDTEFIRGTTFYPAPALLQLYDRQCVYLVDMLKITDWSGVSRLFENRDILKVVHACSEDLELFNCVGLSQPYGMIDTQVANALLDGELNEGLQSLVRQNLGIELEKQATRSDWTQRPLTDKQIQYAQEDVVVLWPLYQKLEEGLRQSGKYEIALEEGEAMRLAAAGVQDVGRYYLKLRGGWRLRKGAQQLLAKLAAWREQEARGRDIPRKKICPDDELIAIAQRRPRTLGQLTEITSIQGAGLRRYGTELVGMVREHMQSEGDEPEAGFEMIRPPIPREYQDLVKKVKKLTQKLAREHRINVGLLASRGLLEEFVYWHIQGGVGTQPQLLQGWRGRICAAPLERWLQNDNSVPPQQSS; this comes from the coding sequence TTGCCTAACGATACGCCCCTCTCCGCTATATATCCGCCGGATTATGAAAGTCTCTGGATAGACACGCCGGCTGCCTTGCAGGATGCCCTGCAGCGCCTGGAAAAGACCGACTGGCTGGCGGTGGATACGGAATTTATCCGTGGAACCACGTTTTATCCTGCGCCGGCTCTACTGCAGCTTTATGATCGCCAGTGCGTGTATCTGGTGGATATGCTGAAAATCACCGATTGGAGTGGAGTCAGTCGACTGTTCGAGAACCGCGACATACTTAAGGTGGTGCATGCCTGCAGCGAGGATCTGGAGTTGTTTAACTGCGTTGGCTTGTCGCAGCCCTACGGCATGATCGACACTCAGGTCGCCAATGCGCTTCTGGATGGTGAGCTGAATGAAGGCCTGCAGTCGCTGGTGCGACAAAACCTGGGGATTGAGCTGGAGAAGCAAGCGACGCGCTCAGACTGGACGCAACGGCCGCTCACAGACAAGCAGATTCAATACGCCCAGGAAGATGTAGTGGTGTTGTGGCCGCTCTATCAGAAGCTGGAAGAAGGATTGCGCCAGTCCGGCAAGTACGAAATTGCGTTGGAAGAAGGCGAGGCCATGCGTTTGGCCGCCGCCGGGGTTCAGGACGTAGGGCGCTACTATTTGAAGTTGCGTGGCGGATGGCGTTTGCGCAAAGGCGCGCAGCAGTTGCTGGCGAAACTGGCGGCATGGCGCGAGCAGGAGGCGAGAGGGAGGGATATCCCACGCAAGAAGATCTGCCCTGACGACGAGTTGATCGCCATCGCTCAACGTCGGCCTCGCACCTTGGGGCAGCTCACGGAGATCACCTCTATTCAGGGCGCCGGGCTACGCCGGTATGGGACGGAACTGGTGGGAATGGTGCGTGAGCATATGCAGTCCGAAGGCGATGAGCCTGAGGCCGGATTTGAAATGATACGTCCGCCGATTCCGCGGGAATATCAGGACTTAGTAAAGAAAGTAAAAAAACTGACGCAAAAGCTGGCGCGAGAACACCGCATCAACGTGGGCCTGCTCGCCAGCCGGGGATTGCTGGAAGAGTTTGTTTATTGGCATATCCAGGGTGGAGTGGGGACGCAACCGCAGTTGCTACAGGGCTGGCGCGGCCGTATCTGCGCAGCGCCGCTTGAACGCTGGTTGCAGAACGACAACTCCGTCCCGCCCCAGCAATCGTCGTAA